From a region of the Lactuca sativa cultivar Salinas chromosome 4, Lsat_Salinas_v11, whole genome shotgun sequence genome:
- the LOC111911425 gene encoding protein gar2-like: MLRSIEEVDKPAKRGKKPELQKDGLVEKQSMGQTPKKRKTDQAAPSQPQPKKQKKPARRLILQSSSNSDSEYVPPKPKNAPNTDSENESSDEEASGRGDTPLHSPSPEIPDLEFDSTYFSLYRVQSEDDEDEPITKRYLKAVNNKLDQLLSSSSSGAYSDAVLKALFSSVVVEHSASLTAAAKAIKASTSQCQQASQAVDASTKECKEATAKVDKLTLQSECSKVDAARNAIQQANVALHDNVNELLSQLQKDLAMENGLMDELARRTNQLKLQTHKLRSAHAEIDDLKKR; encoded by the exons ATGCTTCGTTCTATTGAAGAAGTTGATAAACCAGCCAAAAGGGGCAAGAAACCTGAATTGCAAAAGGATGGACTGGTAGAAAAACAATCCATGGGACAgactcccaagaagaggaaaactgATCAAGCAGCTCCTTCTCAACCACAACCTAAAAAGCAGAAGAAGCCTGCTAGGAGACTTATTCTCCAATCCTCAAGCAATTCGGATTCAGAATATGTTCCTCCTAAGCCCAAGAACGCTCCAAATACAGATTCTGAGAACGAAAGTTCAGATGAAGAGGCTTCGGGCCGAGGAGATACTCCACTTCACTCCCCATCTCCAGAAATTCCG GACTTGGAGTTTGACTCTACATACTTCAGTCTTTATCGAGTTCAAAGTGAGGATGATGAAGATGAGCCAATCACCAAACGTTATCTAAAAGCGGTAAACAACAAGCTGGATCAActgctttcctcctcttcctcagGTGCTTACTCAGATGCGGTTTTAAAGGCTTTGTTCTCCTCAGTAGTTGTTGAACATTCAGCCTCCTTAACTGCTGCAGCCAAGGCTATTAAAGCCTCCACTTCTCAGTGTCAACAGGCTTCTCAAGCTGTTGATGCTTCAACAAAAGAAtgcaaggaagcgaccgcaaaagtcgataaacta ACTCTTCAGTCTGAGTGCTCGAAGGTTGATGCAGCACGCAATGCTATTCAGCAGGCGAATGTAGCATTGCATGATAATGTTAACGAACTCTTATCTCAACTACAAAAGGACTTAGCGATGGAGAATGGGCTTATGGATGAGCTTGCCAGACGCACAAACCAGCTTAAACTGCAAACACATAAGCTGCGATCTGCTCATGCTGAGATTGATGACCTCAAAAAGAGATAG